Genomic window (Spirosoma sp. KCTC 42546):
ATCAATCGGGATAATTTCAACAAAGTTGATTACGGAATTGCAGGCGGCTTGAACCTTTACTTCGGTAAAGCCTTTATTGGCGCGCGTTATGAACAGGGTCTGCAAACCATTGCTAACAGTGGAGCCGCTAAAACGGTATTGGGCAATGCTAAGAATGGAGTTGGCTTGCTATCCGTTGGCTTCAGCCTGAATTAGTTGAGTAGGTAAAGTAAGTGCAGTGGGTGAAGAGGGTTAGGAACCTACTTCACCCACTGCACTTACTTTACCTACTAACTCACAAATGGATATCGTACGCTTTCAATTTATTATAGAGCGTTTTACGATCAATATTAAGGACTTCAGCCGCTTTGGTTTTGTTATAGCCTGTTTTTTCCAGTACCTTCAGAATAGCAGCCCGTTCAGCGTTCTCAGATACCGACTTCAAATTAGCCGCCGATTGAGTAAAGACTGGAACACCGGGTCGAGCGGGGTCGTAATTAATCTGAATATTAGTAGTACCGGTATCTTCAGGCGTGAAATACTGGGGCGAGATGATCTCATGCGGTAGTACATCGGCTTCAATATAATCGCCTTGAGTTAGCAACACGGCCCGTTTCACCACATTTTGCAATTCGCGGAGATTGCCATGCCAGTAATACTCTTTTAACTTTTCTTTTGCTTCCTCTTCAAACCCCTGAATATCTTTCTCTAGTTGCACATTAGCCAACTCCAGAAAATGATCAGCGAAAATCATAATATCGGACTTGCGCTCACGCAGGGGCGATAAATGCATTTCGAATTCAGCAATGCGGTGATAGATATCTTCCCGAAACTTGCCTTGCCGAACGGCCTCGCGCAGATCTTCATTTGTAGCTACTATAATCCGAACATCGACCGGAATATCCTGATTACTGCCAATACGCCGAATCTTACGCTCCTGTAATACACGAAGCAACTTGATTTGATTGTCGTACGACAAGTTTCCGATCTCATCCAGGAAGATGGTGCCACCATTGGCAAATTCAAAGCTACCGGCCTTGTCCGACATAGCGCCGGTGAAGGAGCCTTTCACATGCCCGAATAATTCGCTACCGGCTAATTCTTTCCCAAGAGCGCCACAGTCAATGGCCACAAATGGTTTATCGGCTCGTTTGCTTTTGAGGTGAATTGCATTGGCAACAAACTCCTTACCCGTACCTGTTTCGCCGGTAATGATAACCGACATATCGGTGGGAGCAATCAAGTCAATGTGTTTCTGAAGTTGTTCGGCAGCCCGACTTCTACCAAAAATGAAGCGTTTTCCATCCGGGGTTAACTGCGTTTTGGCAGGAGCTACTTTTACAGCAGG
Coding sequences:
- a CDS encoding sigma-54 dependent transcriptional regulator; this encodes MEKILIIDDNNDICLLLERFLSKQGYKTASVQRGDDGLVLLRKEAFELVICDFKLPDIDGLEMLRRIKVMHPTTAVIIITGYSDVRMAVQTVKHGAYDYVTKPLYPDEILYTIKAALERRAQSLNQSKGSSATTATGIPKAPAVKVAPAKTQLTPDGKRFIFGRSRAAEQLQKHIDLIAPTDMSVIITGETGTGKEFVANAIHLKSKRADKPFVAIDCGALGKELAGSELFGHVKGSFTGAMSDKAGSFEFANGGTIFLDEIGNLSYDNQIKLLRVLQERKIRRIGSNQDIPVDVRIIVATNEDLREAVRQGKFREDIYHRIAEFEMHLSPLRERKSDIMIFADHFLELANVQLEKDIQGFEEEAKEKLKEYYWHGNLRELQNVVKRAVLLTQGDYIEADVLPHEIISPQYFTPEDTGTTNIQINYDPARPGVPVFTQSAANLKSVSENAERAAILKVLEKTGYNKTKAAEVLNIDRKTLYNKLKAYDIHL